One genomic segment of Candidatus Eisenbacteria bacterium includes these proteins:
- the lpxA gene encoding acyl-ACP--UDP-N-acetylglucosamine O-acyltransferase, with the protein METSSRKQSFYPASSSAVPEVDLLTGTWARATGAVLPLPGRDLAKPSVHPTAIVERGAVLGPGVVVGPFAYVGPRVSLGEGTRVGLHAVIEGHTTIGARCQIHHGAIIGNLPQDLKYRGAPSEVVIGNDTTVREYATIHAATAEGETTRVGDHVLLMAYTHVAHNCRLGNHVILANAATLAGHVRVDDYAILGGLTPVHQFVAIGCHAFIGGGSRVPQDVPPFVKAAGNPLRACGLNAIGMDRRGIPAEVRLEVKRAYRILYRSQLNVTQALDRILRELKPYPEVHEFVEFVRSSERGIVR; encoded by the coding sequence ATGGAGACCTCGTCGCGGAAGCAGAGCTTCTATCCAGCATCGTCGAGCGCAGTCCCTGAAGTCGATCTCCTGACGGGCACGTGGGCACGCGCGACAGGCGCGGTGCTCCCGCTTCCCGGACGAGATCTCGCGAAGCCCTCGGTGCACCCGACGGCCATCGTCGAGCGCGGCGCGGTGCTCGGGCCGGGGGTCGTGGTCGGGCCGTTCGCGTACGTCGGTCCGCGGGTCTCGCTCGGCGAGGGGACTCGTGTCGGGCTTCACGCCGTCATCGAGGGGCACACCACGATCGGGGCGCGGTGCCAAATCCACCACGGCGCGATCATCGGGAATCTCCCTCAGGACCTGAAGTACCGGGGAGCGCCATCGGAGGTGGTGATCGGCAACGACACCACGGTGCGGGAGTACGCCACGATCCACGCCGCCACCGCGGAAGGTGAAACCACTCGCGTGGGCGACCACGTGCTCCTCATGGCCTACACGCACGTGGCGCACAACTGTCGTCTCGGGAACCATGTGATTCTGGCGAACGCCGCAACCCTCGCGGGGCACGTCCGCGTGGACGACTACGCCATCCTGGGCGGGCTCACTCCGGTGCATCAATTCGTCGCGATCGGGTGCCACGCGTTCATCGGCGGCGGATCGCGCGTGCCGCAGGATGTGCCGCCGTTCGTGAAGGCTGCGGGAAATCCGCTCCGCGCGTGCGGACTCAACGCGATCGGCATGGACCGACGCGGTATCCCGGCCGAGGTGCGCCTGGAGGTCAAACGCGCCTACCGCATCCTCTACCGTTCGCAGCTCAACGTGACGCAGGCGCTCGACCGCATCCTCCGCGAGCTCAAGCCTTATCCCGAAGTCCACGAGTTCGTGGAGTTCGTCCGGAGCTCGGAGCGGGGCATCGTGCGGTGA